Within Microterricola gilva, the genomic segment GGCCGAGCGAGAGGAAGAGCGCCAGGCCGATGTAGACGAGCACCGTGGAGAGCTGCCCGATGACGGCGCCGATGAGCAGCGCGAGCAGCACGCCGAGGGTGCCGACGAAGCCGATCGCGAACGGGTTGATTCGCGCGACGCCGCTCGGCTGTGCCGCGCTCGCCTCGCTTCGGCGTTCCGTGGTGGTTTCGCGTTTGCGCATCGTGGCCTCCCGGCTGGACGAGAGCGGCGCGACGCACCGCTTCACTGGTTGTCCTCTATGCCCCGCCGCGTGCTTCGCGGGGAACTCCGATTCTATGTCGCCTCGTTTCCCCCGGCCGGGAGCGGCGTACGGCGCGGCAATAGGCTGGAGCCATGACTGCCCTTCCCGCCGTGCGCGGCGCACACCTCGTCGGATCGATCAACCAGCCCACCGCGGCCGCGACCCTGCGCATCGTTGCCGAGAACCTCGGCGCCGACATCGCGCGCATCCCCGACGGTGAGGTCGGCGAGCGTTACCACTGGATCCTGTTCCAGGGCACGGCGTTCGACGCCGTCGACGGTCTCGTCCGCGTGCCGATCGACCCCATCGTGATCGGCGGATTCGACGTGCGCCCGCTCACCCTCGACGGCACGGTCGCCGCCGAGGCGCTGGAATTCGGCCCGCTCGGCTACGCGGATGCCGCCATCGCCAGTTTCGCCGAGTTCACCGCGCTGAAGGACGCGGGCGTGATCGCGCCGGACACCCGCTTCCAGGTGAGCCTGCCCAGCCCGCTGGCCGCGCTCTCCGTCTACGTGGTCGCGGCCGAACGGCCGCTCGTCTACCCGGCATACTCCGCGGCGATCGCCCGCGAGATCGCAGAGATCGCCGCGGCGATCCCCGCCGACGAGCTGGCGATCCAGATCGACCTGGCCACCGAGTTCACCTACATCGAGCAGGTCACGGTCGGCGGCACCAAGTCGATCGCGTGGTTCGCCGAGGCCGGGGCCGACGCCTCCACCGCCGAGACCATCGCCGCCGCAGGGGCGCTGGCCGCCACGATCGCCAATCTGGTGCCGGATGCCGTCGAACTCGGATTCCACCTCTGCTACGGCGACGTAGCCGAGAAGCACTTCGTCGAGCCGGCCGACACGGCGAACCTCGTCGCCCTCGCGAACGTGCTCGCGTCATCCGTGACCCGCCCCGTCAACTGGGTGCACCTGCCCGTGCCGATCGAGCGCGACGACACCGCGTACGTCGCACCGTTGGCCGAGCTGGCGCTGCGCCAGGAGACGACGCTGTTCCTCGGCCTCGTGCACCATGAGGACGGCGTCGAGGGCGCGAGCAGGCGCATCGCCGCCGTGCGCCCGGTGCTGGCAGCGGCGGGGTTCACCGAGTTCGGCATCGGCACCGAGTGCGGCTTCGGCCGCGGTCCGGCCGACCGCACCGCTCCCCTGCTGCGCCTGCACGCCGAGGTCATCGCCGCCGCGAACGCTTAGCTCGAGGCGAGGCCGCTCAGGCGAGCAGCGCGTGGATGCCGGAGGCGAGCGCGTAGATGCTGAGCCCCGCGAGCGCGCCGACGACCGTGCCGTTGATGCGGATGAACTGCAGGTCGCGGCCGACCATGAGCTCGATCTTCTCCGTGGTCTCGCGGGGGTCCCAGCGTTCGACGGTCTCGGTGATCACGGCCGCGATCTCGTGCCGGTAGTTACGCACGACGTAGGCCGCGACATCCGCCACCCAGCTGTTGACCTTCGCGGCGAGCCCGGGGTCGGCGAGCAGGCGCGCCCCGACCTCCACGACCGCGGACTCCAGGCCACGGCGCAGCTCGCTCTCCGGGTCGGCGAGCGATGCGGCCAGGCTCTCCTTGACGGAGGACCACGCCTCACCGGCGAACTCGCGCACCCGCGGGCTCTCCAGCAGCTCGAGCTTGATTCCCTCGACCCGCGCAATCATGGCCGGGTCGTGCTGCAGGCTGGAGGCGAGGTCGGCGAGGTAGTCGTCGATGGCGAGCCGCAGCGGGTGGCTCGGGTCCGAACGCACCGCGCGCACCAGAGCGAGTACCTCTCGGTACGCCTTGTCGTCGACCATGCGGTCGACGAAGCCGGGCACCCACCGCGGAAGCCGCTCGGAGACGGCCTGGGAGAAGGCGTCCGGATGCTGCCGCAACCAGTCCTCGGCCTTCACCAGCAGTGCTTCGACCGCCGGTCGCTGCTGCCCGGAGGCCACAAGCTGCGCCCCGACCCTCCCGATCGCCGGCGACCACTCCGGCTCGAACAGGTGCCGCGTCGCGAGCTTCTCGAGCAGATCCTTGATGTCGTCGTCGCTGAGCAGGGTGAGCATC encodes:
- a CDS encoding DUF445 domain-containing protein — its product is MAHNDLLAPTQPLSPADAARARALRGMKRLAGGLLLLAALVFAVSFALQDQYPWLGYVRAAAEGAMVGAIADWFAVTALFRYPLGLRIPHTAIIPNRKDEIGATLGEFVETNFLSDDVVLGKLATVDVAGTLGAWLNEPANARRLGAEAAVAAQGMLTLLSDDDIKDLLEKLATRHLFEPEWSPAIGRVGAQLVASGQQRPAVEALLVKAEDWLRQHPDAFSQAVSERLPRWVPGFVDRMVDDKAYREVLALVRAVRSDPSHPLRLAIDDYLADLASSLQHDPAMIARVEGIKLELLESPRVREFAGEAWSSVKESLAASLADPESELRRGLESAVVEVGARLLADPGLAAKVNSWVADVAAYVVRNYRHEIAAVITETVERWDPRETTEKIELMVGRDLQFIRINGTVVGALAGLSIYALASGIHALLA